CCTGGATATTATAGAATTATGTATAAAGAAAAAGAACCTGCATTATATTGGTATGGTGAATACATAAAACCGGGATCAATAATTAATGGAATTGGAAGTAGATGGTTACAACTCTCAGAAGAACAATATGGAATTCATGGTACTACAAAGCCATGGGAAATCGGGAAACGTATTTCTCACGGCTGCATAAGATTATTTAATCAGGATGTTGAACTTCTCGACTTTTTAACAGGAATTGGAACAGAAGTATATGCTATAAAATCAGTGAGGTGAATAGATGTTATTTTCTCTTGCTTTTTTCAAGGTATTACCTCTTTTCATTATAATCTCTATTGGATATATTCTCGGCAAAACATTTGAAGAATATGACAATAAAATTCTAAATAAAATTACAATATGGGTTGCAGGAAATGTTTTAGCATTTACAGCAATAAATTCTCATCCACCAAAATCAGATGAATTGAAAGTATTTTTTTCAGGATATATAATCCTTTTTATATTAGCTATTTTAATTCCATTTATCCTAAAAAAATTGAACCTCATAAAATCTGAATGGGGAATTATATCTTTTGCATTGATGTTTTCAAATGGCGGATATTTAGGATATCCCGTTGTTGGAGCACTATTTGGAGATGAATATATTGCTAAAGCTGTAATTTACGTTATTGCAATGACATTACTTTCATTTTCAATAGGTATAGTTATTCTTACAGGAAATATAAAAAAAGGATTATTAAATATGGTTAAATTACCCATGTTATGGGGATTCTTAATTGGATGGATATTAGGTGCAAATAATATATTCTGGTATAACTTTCCAGCTGTTATTTCTGAACCAATTGAAATGATAAAAAATGCAAGTATTGTGATCATTCTTATAAACATCGGTGTTTCTTTATCAAAAATAAAAATTAAAATCTATGATTTATACGATACCATTTTAACTACTTTTTTCAGATTAATTGTATTTCCAGTTCTCGCCATTTTTATAGTAAAACTATTAAAATTTGACCCTATTCTTGGAGCGATATTTGTAATTGAAGCAGGAATGCCTGTTGGAATGAATGTATCATTTATTACTGAAGAATTAAAGATAAATCCTGCATTAGGTAATTTGCTTGTTTTTGTAAGTACTCTATTATCAATTTTAACTGTTCCATTATTATATTATCTTATTAATCTTTAGGAGGAATTAATATGATAGATATATCAAAAATAAAAAAAATCGCGTTAATAGGTGCCACAACAAATAAATCAAAATTTGGATATAAAATCTTAAAAGACCTTGTAAAAAAAGGATATGAAGTATTACCAGTAACTCCAAATTATGATGAAATAGAAGGAATTAAAACATATAAATCAGTTAATGAATTACCAGAAGTTGATGTTTTAAACTTTGTTGTCCCGCCTAAAATTGGATTAGAAATTACAAAAGAGGCTTATAAAAATGGATTTAAAAAATTCTGGTATCAACCAGGTGCCGAATCTCAGGAAATCAAAGAATTCTTGGATTCATTAAATGATCCAGAAGTTGATTACCTGTTCTATAAATGTATAATGGTTGAAACAATATAAAAGCCCTATTAAAGGGCTTTCTTTTATAATAGTAAATAAAAAGGGGCTGTTATAATGTCTGGGATTTTAAAATACACCGCAATATTTGCATCTGCCACAATGGTAAGTCGTTTTCTTGGATTATTCAGAGATATGCTTTTCGCATATTACTTTGGAAGAAGTGGAGAATATGATGCCTATATTATAGCAATACTTCTTCCATTTTTTCTAAGAAGAATATTTGCTGAAGGTGCTTTTTCTACTGTATTCATTCCTTTATACAATAGAAAAAAAGGAAAAGAGGCTGATCTATTTGCAAGCACCGCAATAAATATTTTATTTTTAATCACATTTTCTCTATATATTCTAGTATTTTTTTATTCACCAATTTTTGCTAAAATACTCGGAAGTGGTTTAGATAAAGAATATTTAAACCTTTCTGCCTTTTTAATGAAAATCACATTTCCATTTATTACTTTTATTTCCATATGGTCGATATTTGCCAGTATTTTACATAATGAAAGCAATTTCTTTATCTCGGGAGTATCACCAGCAATAACCAATGTTTTTACCATATTAGGTATTTTATTTTCTGTATATTTTCCTATTAAAATTTTAGGTCCAACAATTGGGTTTCTCCTTGGCGGATTTTTTCAATTATTCTTTGTTTATATTTACGTACATAAGAAAAAATATTTTAAATATTATCCTGTTATAAAAAAAGACTATATAAACGAAATAATGGTAATGTTTATTCCTGCATTATTTGGTGTTGCCATTTCTCATATTAATAGTATTGTGGATACAAATGTTGCAACCTGGACTGGAGAAGGTGGAGTTGCAACTATTCAATATGCATTAAGATTATATCAATTGCCTTTAGCAATTTTTTCTGTGAGCATCGCAAACGTTATTCTTCCAAGATTATCTAAATTATCTGCAAAAGATGATATGGAAAATTTTGTAAAAGAGTTTAAAGAAGCGATAATCATATCCTTATTTTTAACAATTCCCGCTGCATCTGGATTAATTATATTAAGCAAAGAAATAATTAAATTAATATATCAGCATGGTAGCTTTACTTCAAATGATACAACAGCAACTGCCTACACATTAATTGCATATTCTATTGGTATTGTTTTCTATTCCATTCACGGTATTCTTGTAAGAAATTATTATTCAAAATTAGACTCCAAAAAACCAACAAAAATTTCATTTATAATGGTTACAATTAACATAATACTCGATATTATACTTGCTAAATATTTTGGAACTGCCGGAATTGGTTTGGCAACATCAATTTCAGGAATGATTGGTATGATAATTCTGGGTTGGGATTTATTTGCACATTTTGATAAAAATGACATAATTGAAGTATTAAAAATCTTTATTGCATCATTTATTATGGGAACAATATTATATATATCAAAGAAATTATATATATCAAACATCTACACACTTATACTTGTTATTGAAGGAATGATAATATACGCTGTTGCGGCATATTTGCTAAATTGTAAATACTTCACCGAAATATCAAAAATGCTAAAAAATAAACTCAAAAAAAATGGTTAAAAATTCACAAAATTTGACATTTGTGGTATAATAAAGATGAATATAACAAATAATTTTGAGGGGGCTAAATTATGGATGTAATGACCGTAACATTAAATCCTTCACTAGATAGAGAAATAATCGTAGAAGACTTTAAATGCGGACATATGTTTAGAATTTCTAATCCATCTAATTCTGTAATGGAACCTGGTGGAAAAGGTATCAATGTATCAAAAATGCTTAGTAAATTAGGCGTTGAAAACATGGCCTTGGGTTTTTTAGGCGGATTTGTTGGAAGAGTGTTTTTAGAAAAATTACTCGAAGATAAAAATATAACTGCAAACTTTGTTTTTGTTGAGGAAGAAACTCGTGAAAATATCGCTATATTGGACCTGAAAAATCACACAATTACTCAAATTAATTCAAGTGGTCCAAAACTTCAGGAAATAGATATTAACCATATGATTCAAAGATATAAAAATTCACTTTCTCTTGTAGAACATGTTTTAATTTCTGGAAGCATTCCACCTAATGCACCAGTTGATATCTATGCAAGAATGTTTGAACTTGCAAAGAAAAATGGGGTTACAACATATATGGAAGCAAATGGTCCTCATTTTAACGAGGCAATTGAAAAATCATGTCCTATGGTAGTAAGAATTGACTTAAGAAGAGAGAAAAAATATTTTGATAGAGAATTAAAAGAAATGGATGACTATGTATATGCTGCAGAAGATATTATAAAACATGGCGCAAAATTAGCTGTTCTCAGTTATCATGTTGAAGGAGATATAATTGCAACCCCTGAAGGAATCTGGTTATTCAAATTAGAAGAAAATGTTGATAGATCTCATTTATTTGGTGTTGGTGACTCTTTCATGACAGGAATTATATATTATATATTAAAGAATGGATATAATTACCTTGAAGCTGCAAAATTTGGTATGGCAACTGCTATTGCCAAAGTTCATCATATCGAAAAGTATATTGAAGATATAGAAGAGATTCATAAATATCTAAATTACTTTGAAGTAAAGAAGGTGAAATAATGAAAGTAGAAGATATTATGTTAAAAGATGTAACTTCCTTAGCAGAAGACGTAACTATAGATAGATTTATAACTTTATGTGAAAGGCATGGATACTCAGCGTTGCCTGTTGTAGATTCCGAATTTCACCTCGTTGGATTATTAAGCGAATCAATGGTAATAAAAGCTTCTATCCCGGGATATTTATCTTTAATGCAATCTACTTCATTTATCCCTGATTCTCAACAATTCATAAAAGGATTAGGTCATATTTTAAACAAACCCGTTTCAGAAATAATGGATAAAAATCCTACAAAAGTTTATTATGACGACACAGCTTTACATGTTGCCGATGTAATAATAAAAAAGAGTTTAAAAATAGTTCCTGTTGTTGATTATGATAACAGGCTTATTGGTATTGTAAGAAGAATTAAACTTTTAAGTTTAGCAGCAAAGGGTATTTTGGAGGAATAATATTGGAAAAAGTTAATATAGTTACATATGGATGCAAATTAAATCAGGCTGAAAGTGAAGTAATTGGTGAGAAATTATCTTCTTTAAATTATATTGTTGAATATGACAAATCAACTAAGAGTGATATATTAATTATAAACTCATGCACAGTAACTTCTGAAGCCGAAAGGAAAATTCGCCAATTAATAAGGAAGACCAAAAGAGAAAAACCTGATACCAAAGTCGTTGTTGTTGGGTGTTACACACATACAGATACGAAATCATTACTGGAAAATGGTGTTGATCTAATCTTAGGAAACCTTGAAAAAAAATACATAGAAAATTATATAGATAAAAATGGTGTCTTTGTAGACCTTGATTATTGGCATTCAAAAAATGAAAAAATATTTCTACCTCAAAAACCTTATAATAATTATTCAAGATATTTCCTGCCAATTGAAGAAGGATGTCTTGAGTTCTGTACATATTGTAGAATAATATTCGCAAGAGGAAATAAAATAAGAAGTGTCTCAAAAGATGAGATATTCAAAAAAATTGATTCTCTTATTAAAAAAGGGGTAAAAGAATTTATTATTACTGGCATCAATTTAACCTATTATGGTTATGGAACAGATTATAATTTATTAAATCTGATAATGGATATTGAAAAAAAATATCAATCCCAAAAAATTCGTTTTAGGATTAGTTCTTTATATCCCGATTTCATCAATGAAAATATCATTCAATTTCTCAATGAGAGCAAAATTTTCGAAAAACACATACATTTATCACTCCAGCATGTTTCCACAAAAGTTCTGGAAAATATGGGAAGAAAATATAATGAAAAATATCTAATAAATTTATTCGATATGATTTTTAGAATAAACGATATTTTTTCCATATCCTCAGATATAATTGTTGGTTTTCCAGGCGAAACTAATGAAGATTTTGAAATATTATTAGAATTTATTAATAAATATCCATTCTCAAGAGTTCATGCATTTAGATATTCATCACGTCCAAATACCAAAGCGTCAAAAATGCCTCACCAAATTTCAGGTGAAATAAAAAAAGCCCGCATGAAACAATTGCAACAATACATAAAAAATTCAAATGAACAATATTTAAAAAAATTAATTAACTCTGGTATAACCCCAGAAATTCTTATAGAAAAAAAGGATAATCAATACAGTTACGGATATGATGAATATTATATATACCATAAAATATTAAATAATAGTATAAACTTAAATGATTTTCATAAAGTAAAAATAAATAAAATTGAAAATACTGGAGTGATATCAAGTGTTTTATAATTCAAAAGAATGGATAGAAAGTACTGAATATAAAAGTGAAGATTTTGAAATATTTAACGGATATTCTACTTACGAAACCATTAGAACATACAACAAAAATCTATTTGCCCTTAACTTTCACTATGAAAGATTAAAAAAATCTGCCATATTTTTGGGATTAGAATTCCCTGAATACAATAAACTAAAAGAAACTCTTCTTGAAGGAGTTAAAAAGTTTAATTGCAAAGAAGACATTAGAATAAAAATATTAATTAACAAATACACATCAAAAAATAAAAGTTTTTATGCGTTTATTGAGCCGATATATGAAGTTGATGATTTAAGAGAAAGTGGAGTTGTTTTGGCAATATCTCGAGAAAGAAAACCAAAAAATCCCGTTATTCCATATTATGTAAAAACTTCTCTAAATGGCTATGGATTATATTTAAGACAAAAATACAATGTGTATTATGATGCAATAGTATTAAACGAATTTGGTTATGTAACTGAAGGAACAAAATCAAATCTATTTATGGTAAGTGCTGGAGTAATTATAACTCCTCCTTTATCAGCTGGTATATTACCTGGAATTACAAGAAAAGTTGTTATCGACCTTATAAAAAGCTTCAATATAGACTTTGAAGAAAGAAATATTGAATTATGGGAATTATTATCAGCAGATGAAATATTCTTAACTCATACAAGTGCAGGAATTGTTCCAGTAAGAAGAATAGTTCCTAATTTTACCTTTAATGCCCCAGGTATTACAACTGAAACATTAATAAATTACTGGAAAGACTTTATTATACAAAACAACGAATATTGGGATTAATATGAAAGAAATCAAAGATATCTTATATGAATTATCTTCAAAAAACAATGTTATAAAAAAAATTATGTTGCTTGACGAGATAAAAAATAAGATATCAGCAATTTTAGATAAATATAATTTTACCTCAGTGGAGGTGGTTGATATAGATTTAAAAACCTCCACGCTTTTTTTGTATGTTGAAAACAACTACATAAAACAGGAAATTCTATTTAAAAAAAATAAATTAATAAAAGAAATTAATAATTCATTGCAAATAGACAGGATAAAAAGCATAAAATTTACTGGAGGTGCTGTTAGATGAGCCATTATTCTCAAGAAGATATTAAAGTATTAAAAGGTTTAGAACCTGTTAGAAAAAGACCTGGTATGTATATTGGATCAATTGGAAAAGCAGGTTTAAACCATCTTGTATATGAAATTGTTGACAATAGTGTTGATGAATATATGAGTGGTTTCTGTACCAAAATAATGGTAAAAATAAATGAAGATGATACTATAGAAGTAATGGATAACGGAAGAGGTATTCCAGTTGGTCCACACCCTACAGAAAAAAAAGACACTCTTGAAGTTGTATTTACAACTTTACATGCTGGAGGTAAATTTAATACAGAAACATATAAAATAAGTGGTGGGCTCCACGGAGTTGGTGCATCTGTTGTTAATGCATTATCAGAATTCTTAGAAGTATGGGTTCATAGAAATGGAAAAATTTATTATCAAAAATATTCAAGAGGAAAAAAGGTAACTGAAGTAGAAATATTAGGTGAGACGAATAAAACAGGTACACATATAAAATTTAAACCTGATGCTGAAATCTTTGAAAATGGAGATATTGAAGTTGAAGGTCAAATCATAGAAAATAGATTAAGGGAATTGGCTTTCTTAAACCCTGGTCTCGAAATAGAATTTATAGATGAAAAAAGAAATAAAAAACAAAAATTCCTTTTTAAAGAAGGACTTTCTGAATTTCTTGATTATTTAATAAAAAAGAATAAAAAAGCACCTATTCATGAATCACCAATTTTTGGAAAAGGTTCTTTTAAAAATCCTCGTGGCGAAAACTTTTCAGATATAATAGTTGAATTTTCAATGATGTATACAAGAAACGATTATCCTCACATATTCAGTTTTGTTAACAATATAAGAACTGTAGAAGGCGGGGAACACGAATCAGCATTTAAAACAACACTTACAAGAGTAATGAATGACTATGCCAAAAAAGCTGGATTTTTAAAAGAAAAAGATCCTAATTTTACGGGCGAAGATGTCAGAGAAGGTTTAATAGCTATATTAAGTATTAAACTTCCTGATCCTGTTTTTGAAGGACAAACAAAAGCAAAACTGGGAAGTAAAGAAGTTAGAGCAGCTGTAAACGATATAGTCGCGGAATATTTAGTAAAATATCTTGATTCACACCCAAAAGATACAAAATTAATATTTGAAAGAATAAAAGAAGCTGCAAGAGCAAGAATAAGTGCAAGAAAAGCAAGAGAAAAGGTAAAAAGAAAATCTATATTTGAAAATTCGCCATTACCTGGGAAATTGGCAGATTGTACATCAAATAATCTCGATGAATCAGAATTATTTATTGTTGAAGGTAATTCTGCTGGTGGAAATGCTAAAACCGCAAGAGATAGAAATTTCCAGGCTATATTACCTTTAAGAGGTAAAATAATAAATGTAGAAAAGCATGATATTGAAAGATTAATGAAAAATGAACAGGTAGCTAACATAATTTCGGCTATTGGAACGGGAATTGGCGAAAACTTTGATATATCAAAATTACGTTATGGAAAGATAATAATAATGACAGATGCTGATGTTGACGGAGCTCATATTAGAACATTGTTATTAGCATTATTTTACAGGTTTATGCCAGAATTACTTAAAGCTGGAAGAATATATGCAGCTCAACCTCCTCTATACAAATTTAAATCTGGTAAATTTGAAAAATATTTATACTCAGATGCTGAATTAGAGGAATTAAAAAAAGAATTTGAAGGAAAAAAGTATTCACTTCAGAGATATAAAGGTCTTGGTGAAATGAATTCAGATCAATTATGGGAAACCACAATGAATCCTGAAAAGAGAAAATTAATTCAA
This is a stretch of genomic DNA from Marinitoga piezophila KA3. It encodes these proteins:
- a CDS encoding CoA-binding protein; its protein translation is MDISKIKKIALIGATTNKSKFGYKILKDLVKKGYEVLPVTPNYDEIEGIKTYKSVNELPEVDVLNFVVPPKIGLEITKEAYKNGFKKFWYQPGAESQEIKEFLDSLNDPEVDYLFYKCIMVETI
- the murJ gene encoding murein biosynthesis integral membrane protein MurJ, whose protein sequence is MSGILKYTAIFASATMVSRFLGLFRDMLFAYYFGRSGEYDAYIIAILLPFFLRRIFAEGAFSTVFIPLYNRKKGKEADLFASTAINILFLITFSLYILVFFYSPIFAKILGSGLDKEYLNLSAFLMKITFPFITFISIWSIFASILHNESNFFISGVSPAITNVFTILGILFSVYFPIKILGPTIGFLLGGFFQLFFVYIYVHKKKYFKYYPVIKKDYINEIMVMFIPALFGVAISHINSIVDTNVATWTGEGGVATIQYALRLYQLPLAIFSVSIANVILPRLSKLSAKDDMENFVKEFKEAIIISLFLTIPAASGLIILSKEIIKLIYQHGSFTSNDTTATAYTLIAYSIGIVFYSIHGILVRNYYSKLDSKKPTKISFIMVTINIILDIILAKYFGTAGIGLATSISGMIGMIILGWDLFAHFDKNDIIEVLKIFIASFIMGTILYISKKLYISNIYTLILVIEGMIIYAVAAYLLNCKYFTEISKMLKNKLKKNG
- a CDS encoding AEC family transporter — translated: MLFSLAFFKVLPLFIIISIGYILGKTFEEYDNKILNKITIWVAGNVLAFTAINSHPPKSDELKVFFSGYIILFILAILIPFILKKLNLIKSEWGIISFALMFSNGGYLGYPVVGALFGDEYIAKAVIYVIAMTLLSFSIGIVILTGNIKKGLLNMVKLPMLWGFLIGWILGANNIFWYNFPAVISEPIEMIKNASIVIILINIGVSLSKIKIKIYDLYDTILTTFFRLIVFPVLAIFIVKLLKFDPILGAIFVIEAGMPVGMNVSFITEELKINPALGNLLVFVSTLLSILTVPLLYYLINL
- the mtaB gene encoding tRNA (N(6)-L-threonylcarbamoyladenosine(37)-C(2))-methylthiotransferase MtaB produces the protein MEKVNIVTYGCKLNQAESEVIGEKLSSLNYIVEYDKSTKSDILIINSCTVTSEAERKIRQLIRKTKREKPDTKVVVVGCYTHTDTKSLLENGVDLILGNLEKKYIENYIDKNGVFVDLDYWHSKNEKIFLPQKPYNNYSRYFLPIEEGCLEFCTYCRIIFARGNKIRSVSKDEIFKKIDSLIKKGVKEFIITGINLTYYGYGTDYNLLNLIMDIEKKYQSQKIRFRISSLYPDFINENIIQFLNESKIFEKHIHLSLQHVSTKVLENMGRKYNEKYLINLFDMIFRINDIFSISSDIIVGFPGETNEDFEILLEFINKYPFSRVHAFRYSSRPNTKASKMPHQISGEIKKARMKQLQQYIKNSNEQYLKKLINSGITPEILIEKKDNQYSYGYDEYYIYHKILNNSINLNDFHKVKINKIENTGVISSVL
- a CDS encoding DNA gyrase/topoisomerase IV subunit B, whose translation is MSHYSQEDIKVLKGLEPVRKRPGMYIGSIGKAGLNHLVYEIVDNSVDEYMSGFCTKIMVKINEDDTIEVMDNGRGIPVGPHPTEKKDTLEVVFTTLHAGGKFNTETYKISGGLHGVGASVVNALSEFLEVWVHRNGKIYYQKYSRGKKVTEVEILGETNKTGTHIKFKPDAEIFENGDIEVEGQIIENRLRELAFLNPGLEIEFIDEKRNKKQKFLFKEGLSEFLDYLIKKNKKAPIHESPIFGKGSFKNPRGENFSDIIVEFSMMYTRNDYPHIFSFVNNIRTVEGGEHESAFKTTLTRVMNDYAKKAGFLKEKDPNFTGEDVREGLIAILSIKLPDPVFEGQTKAKLGSKEVRAAVNDIVAEYLVKYLDSHPKDTKLIFERIKEAARARISARKAREKVKRKSIFENSPLPGKLADCTSNNLDESELFIVEGNSAGGNAKTARDRNFQAILPLRGKIINVEKHDIERLMKNEQVANIISAIGTGIGENFDISKLRYGKIIIMTDADVDGAHIRTLLLALFYRFMPELLKAGRIYAAQPPLYKFKSGKFEKYLYSDAELEELKKEFEGKKYSLQRYKGLGEMNSDQLWETTMNPEKRKLIQINIDDIVETEEILEILMGSDPSARREFIEEHALKVKELDI
- a CDS encoding DciA family protein, giving the protein MKEIKDILYELSSKNNVIKKIMLLDEIKNKISAILDKYNFTSVEVVDIDLKTSTLFLYVENNYIKQEILFKKNKLIKEINNSLQIDRIKSIKFTGGAVR
- a CDS encoding aminotransferase class IV is translated as MFYNSKEWIESTEYKSEDFEIFNGYSTYETIRTYNKNLFALNFHYERLKKSAIFLGLEFPEYNKLKETLLEGVKKFNCKEDIRIKILINKYTSKNKSFYAFIEPIYEVDDLRESGVVLAISRERKPKNPVIPYYVKTSLNGYGLYLRQKYNVYYDAIVLNEFGYVTEGTKSNLFMVSAGVIITPPLSAGILPGITRKVVIDLIKSFNIDFEERNIELWELLSADEIFLTHTSAGIVPVRRIVPNFTFNAPGITTETLINYWKDFIIQNNEYWD
- a CDS encoding HPP family protein, which translates into the protein MKVEDIMLKDVTSLAEDVTIDRFITLCERHGYSALPVVDSEFHLVGLLSESMVIKASIPGYLSLMQSTSFIPDSQQFIKGLGHILNKPVSEIMDKNPTKVYYDDTALHVADVIIKKSLKIVPVVDYDNRLIGIVRRIKLLSLAAKGILEE
- a CDS encoding 1-phosphofructokinase family hexose kinase — encoded protein: MDVMTVTLNPSLDREIIVEDFKCGHMFRISNPSNSVMEPGGKGINVSKMLSKLGVENMALGFLGGFVGRVFLEKLLEDKNITANFVFVEEETRENIAILDLKNHTITQINSSGPKLQEIDINHMIQRYKNSLSLVEHVLISGSIPPNAPVDIYARMFELAKKNGVTTYMEANGPHFNEAIEKSCPMVVRIDLRREKKYFDRELKEMDDYVYAAEDIIKHGAKLAVLSYHVEGDIIATPEGIWLFKLEENVDRSHLFGVGDSFMTGIIYYILKNGYNYLEAAKFGMATAIAKVHHIEKYIEDIEEIHKYLNYFEVKKVK